The genomic interval AAGCGCCTTCAGGGGGGCGGGCCGGAGGTGTGTCATCATCCGCCGATGACCTCCGAAACGATCACCGCTGACGCGGCAGGCACCTGGACCCTCGGTGATCTCACCGTCAACCGCGTCGGCTTCGGCGCGATGCGGCTGACCGGCAGCGCGGCCTTCCACCTGGGCGCCCCGAGCGACCGGAAGCGGTCGATCGCCGTACTGCGCAGGGCGATGGAGCTCGGCGTCAACCACATCGACACCGCGGCCTTCTACTTCTCCTCGCTGCGCTCCGCCAACGAGCTCATCAACAGCGCGCTGTCCCCGTACTCCGACGACCTCGTCATCGTCACCAAGGTCGGGCCGTTCCGTGACTACTCGGGGGAGTGGGCCACTTCGGCCCGCCCGGACGACCTGCGCGGCCATGTCGAGGAGAACCTGCGGCAGTTGGGCCGCGACCACCTGGACGTCGTGAACCTGCGGCGGATGCGCCAGGACTCGATCGCCGAGCACTTCGGGGCCCTGGCCGAACTGCGCGAGGAGGGCCTGATCCGGCATCTCGGCGTGTCGGACGTCGAGCCCCGCCACCTCGCCGAGGCACAGGCGATCGCACCGGTGGTGTGTGTGCAGAACCGGTTCGGGCTCGACTCCCGCAACCCCGGCACCAACGAGATCCTGCGGATCTGCGGCGAACAGGGCATCGCGTTCGTGCCGTTCTTCGCCATCGCGGGCGAGGGCGGCTCCCACGGTGCCACCGACGGCCACGACGAGGAGGTCCTGGCCGTCGCGCGGGCGCACGGCGCGACTCCCGCGCAGGTCCGGCTCGCCTGGACCCTGGCCCAGGGCCCGCACGTCCTCGCCATCCCCGGCACCGGCAACCCCGACCACCTCGCCGAGAACATCGCGGCGGGCGCCCTCCGGCTCACCGACCAGGAACGGGACATGCTCGACTCACTGCGTCAGAAAGCCGGTTGAAAGGTCAGACGACCTACACGCCGTCCTCCATGACATGCCGCCCACGCATCTCGTGCACGCCGTTGAGGGCCTGCACGGTGTGCGGGCGCACCTGGAAGAACGCGTAGGAGGCGCTGTCCTCACGCGGATCCCAGCCCGTCTTCGCCCGGAAAGCCTCGATCGCCGCGGCCGGCACGTCCGTCCCGCCGTAGGTCCGCACCTCCCCGTCGATGAGCACGACGTCCTGCGTGTCCCCGAAGGCCAGCCGGGTGCGGCCGCCGTCGCGCAGGTTGCGGCCCGTGGGATTGGTGATCCTGGTGGACAGCCAGACCGACTCCCCGTCCCAGACGAACCACAGCGCGACCAGACACGGCAGCCCGTCGGCATCCGCCGAGGCCACCCAGATGTCCCTCTCCCGCTCCAGACGGGCCAGTACGTCCCGCTTGCGCTCCACGGCGGTCCGGCTCTCGGTGATCGTCATGACCGGGACGCTACCGCCCACCTCTCCCCGCCGCCTCGGTCCGTGGCCCTACGACCACGGACCGAGGCGCGGACCCATCCTGGATCCGTACGGCGGACCATGCCGACGGCCACCCTCGGCGCATACGCGGTTAGGCGGCGGGGCCGGACGGCGGCCCCGGGAGCCCCGAGCGGCTGCACGCCCCAGGGGCGGTCGTCCGCCGCGCAGGGCCCACGGCAGGTCTCTCGCCACCTGTCGTCCAGCCCCGCAGGGGTCCGTCCGGCGTCGAGGCTCTACGTGCCCGTCGAGCCCCGGGCGTGTGCTGCGGACCATGCCGACGGCCGCCCTCGGCGCATACGCGGTTAGGCGGCGGGGCCGGACGGCGGCCCCGGGAGCCCCGAGCGGCTGCACGCCCCAGGGGCGGTCGTCCGCCGCGCAGGGGCCCACGGCAGGTCTCTCGCCACCTGCCGCCCAGCCCCGCGGGCGCCCGCAACCGTGCGGTTCCCCTGCGGACCAGGCCGACGTCGAGGGCTTGACGTGCGTACCGAGGCGCGTCCGGGTTGTCGTAACCGTCCCCGGCAAGGCCCGCCGCGCAGCTGTCGAGCACACGGCCGCCTTCTCCACGCGGCCGGCAGTGCCTCGCAGGCGCCGGCAGCCCCGGCGGCCCATCCGGCCGACCATGTCGGCAATGAAGCCCTGACGTGCCCAACGAGGTCCCCGGCCGGGCTTGCCGTCGCCGCCCGACAAGGCCCCGCCGCCGTGGCGCGCAGGGGAGCCCCGCTCACCTGCGCCGACAGGCCACCCCTGCTCGCGGCCGACCCGCTCCGCCACGCGGTACGCGTCATGCCTCCGGCCCGATCCGCAGGGCAGGCCCTACCCCAGCCGTTCGTGCAGGAAGGGCACGGTCCTCTCCCAGGCGCGGGTGGCGGACTCGGGGTCGTGGGCCTCGGGGCGGCCGTCGTTGAAGAAGGCGTGGTTCGCCGGGTACAGGCGCAGGTCCGGGGTGATTCCGGACTGCTCGTGGACGGCCTCGCGCAGGGCGTCGAGGCTTTCGGCCGGGATGCTCTGGTCGAGTTCGCCGTAGTGGCCCAGGATCTCCGCCCTGAGGTGGGAGAAGTCGGGCAACTCGCCCTGGATCACGCCGTAGAACGGCACCGCGGCGCTCACCCGCGGGTCCGCCGCCGCAAGGTACAGGACGAATCCGCCGCCCATGCAGAAGCCGACCGCGCCCACGGTGTCCGAGGTGACCTCGTCCAGCGACAGCAGGTGGTCGACCGCGCCGGACAGCAGCTCCACGCCCCGCGCGACCGGCAGCGCCTGCATCATCCGCAGGGCCTCCGCGCTCTCGTGGGCGACATTGCCGCCGTACAGGTCGGGAGCGAGCGCGACGAAGCCCTCCGCCGCCAGCCGGTCGGCGACGTCGGCGATGTGGTCGGTCAGACCCCACCACTCCTGGATCACGATGACCCCCGGCCCGCTCCCGGACGGCGGCAGCGCCAGATAGCCGTGCGCGGTGGTGCCGCCGCTCGGGAAGGTGACGTTCTGGTGGGCGGGTGCTCCGGTCGACTTCGGCAGTTCGGCCATGGTGCTCGACTCCTGTGCGGTCCGGCGGAAGGGGGCGCCGGAGCCGTGACCCCGGCGGTGATCACCAGCCTGCCACGCACGGTACGGCCCGACGACAGGTGCCCCCGGGGACCGGACTGGCGCCGCCGAAGTTTTACGTATAACCTCTCCCGTCAACCACCCGTCCCGAGAGGCTCCGATGAGACGCGTCGCCCTGGTCACCCTCGTCGTCGACGACTACGACGAGGCGATCCGCTTCTACACCGAAGCCCTCGGCTTCCGGCTCGTCGAGGACGCCCCCCGCCCCGACGGCTCCCGCTGGGTCGTCGTTCGGCCGGACGAGCGCGAGGGCGGCACCGACCTGCTGCTCGCCCGCGCCAAGGACGAGGCCCAGCAGGGCCGGGTGGGCAACCAGACCGGCGGCCGCGTCGGCTTCTTCCTGCACACCGACGACTTCGCCGGCGACCACGCCCGCATGCTCGCCGCGGGCGTGACCTTCCTGGAGGAGCCCCGCCACGAGCCCTACGGCTCGGTCGCCGTCTTCCAGGACCTCTACGGAAACCGCTGGGACCTGCTCCAGCCCGCCGACTGACCCTCCCCGCCACCCCGTTCGACGTTCGAAGAAAGACCTCGCCATGACCGCTACGCGCGTAGACGCCGACCTGATCCGCCGCCTCCCCAAGGCCGTCCTGCACGACCACCTCGACGGCGGCCTGCGCCCCGCCACCGTGGTGGAGCTCGCGGCCGAGGTCGGCCACACCCTGCCCACCACCGACCCGGACGAGCTCGCCGCCTGGTACTTCGAGGCCGCCAACTCCGGCGACCTGGTGCGCTACATAGCCACCTTCGAGCACACCCTCGCCGTCATGCAGACCCGCGAGGGCCTGCTGCGCACGGCCGAGGAGTACGTCCTCGACCTGGCCGCCGACGGCGTCGTGTACGGCGAGGTGCGCTACGCCCCCGAGCTGAACACCAACGGCGGACTGGCCATGGCCGAGGTCGTCGAGACCGTCCAGGAGGGCCTGGCCGCCGGCATGGCGAAGGCCGCCGCCGCGGGCACCCCGGTGCGTGTCGGCACCCTGCTGTGCGGAATGCGGATGTTCGACCGGGTGCGCGAGGCCGCCGACCTGGCCGTGGCCTTCCGGGACGCCGGTGTCGTCGGCTTCGACATCGCGGGCGCGGAGGACGGCTTCCCGGCCGCCGACCACCTGGACGCCTTCGAGTACCTGCGCCGCGAGAGCGTGCCCTTCACGATCCACGCCGGTGAGGCCCACGGCCTGCCCAGCATCCACCAGGCCGTGCAGGTGTGCGGCGCCCAGCGTCTCGGCCACGGCGTACGGATCACCGAGGACATCCCCGACCTCGCGGGGGGCAAGCTCGGCCGGCTCGCCGGCTGGGTCCGGGACCGCCGTATCGCCCTGGAGATGTGCCCGACCTCCAACCTCCAGACCGGCGCGGCCACCTCGATCGCCGAGCACCCGATCACGGCTCTGAAGGACCTCGGCTTCCGGGTCACCCTCAACACCGACAACCGGCTGGTGTCGGGGACGACGATGACCCGGGAGATGTCCCTGCTGGTCGAGGAGGCGGGCTGGACGGTCGAGGACCTGCGCACAGTCACGGTGAACGCTCTCAAGAGCGCCTTCATCCCGTTCGACGAGCGCAAGGCCCTCATCGAGGACGTCGTCCTGCCGGGCTACGACGCCGCGCTCTGAAGCAGACCCCGTAGATAGGCGGCCTGTCCGACGTGCTGCAGATCGTCGGACAGGACGCTGACCAGTCGCACCCCCAGGGTGACCGGCGGATCCCAGTTCTCGTCCACGACGCGCTCCAGGTCCCCGGCCGACAGGCCGCGCAGGGCTTCGAGACTCTGCGTGTGCACGGCGTCGTAGTAGCCGGTGAGCAGGTCCGCGGAGTCGACCCGCACCTTGGCGACCTGTGCGGAGGTGTGGCCGTAGCCGATGTCACGCGGCTTCAGGTCGAGGCCGAACCGCTTCTCCCAGTCCTGTGTGAGCCACACCTGGTCGAGGCCGAAGGCGCCGGCGACATGGTCGTCCTGGACGCGGGTGAGATGCCAGACCAGCCAGGCGAGGGAGTTGGCGTCGGGGCCGGGACGGTGGTTGAGGTCGTCGGGGCCCAGGCCTTCGACGGCGGCGTGGACTTCTTCCTGGATGCGGCTGTAGCCGTCGATGAGGATGTCCTTTGCATGCATGACATCCACCATCGCGCATCGCGCCGCGTCAGGCGTCGGGAATCCAGCTCCCGTGGAAGCCCAGGGGCACCCGTCCCGGCAGATGGATCCGGGCCACCGGCTCGCCCGTGAAGTCCTGGGCCGCGAGAATCACCAGGTCCGAGGCCCCGCGCTCGGGGTTGTGGACATACGCGATCGCGTACCCGTCGTCCTCGGCGGCCCTGGGGTCGCAGGGGTCGGACGGCACGAACACGGCCTCGCTCGCCGCCGCCCCCCGGGGCAGCCGGTGCACCTGCGAGGTGCCCCTCAGCAGATCGTGCTTGATGAGCGCGTTGCTGAACGCCCGGTCGGGAGGCGGGTTGCCGTCGACCGCCTGATAGGCCACCGCCATCTCGGCGGCCGCCGCCGAGTAGCCGTAGCGGTGTCGGCGGGACACCAGACCCTCGTTGACCCGCGGGAACTCCTGCGGGCGGTCGTCGAGGGTCCGGACCCGCACCCGCCCCTGCCGCAGGTCCACCGTCCACCGGTCGAGCCGTGGGGTGCCCGCCCCGTACGGCCCGCCCGAGCCGTTGCCCGCCACGAGGAAGGGTGCGTCGAAGTTGGTCGTGTCGATGACCAGGTTCGGGCCCTCCTCGTACGCGTTGAGGGTGTGCGAGTAGTAGACCGGGTCCACCTCGAACCAGCGGACCGCACCGCCCTTGCGTGGCAGTACACCGATCCGCGCCGGATGCCGGTCGTTCCAGACGTACGGCACGATGTCGCCGCGCTCGGCGCCCGCCGGGTCGAAGGTGACCGGCATGTCGAGGATGATCACGTACCGCTCGGTGAGCGCGAAGTCATGGATCATCGGGGCGTCGGTCACCGGGATCCGCGTGCTGCGCGAGACGCGTCCCGCCGGGTCCACGACCAGGTGCCGCACATGGTCCCAGGTCGGGTAGTAGGCGATCGCGTGCAGCTCGCCGGCGTGGACGTCGAACTTGGTGTGCGCGGTGAACGCGCCCTCCAGGGTGCCCCGGAAGTCGTAGGTGCCCACGGTGTTCAGCTCGTCGTCGAGCTCGTACGGCAGAGGTCCGCTCTCCTGGAGCGCCAGGATGCGTCCCCGGTGGGGGATCACATGGGTGTTGCACGGGAAGTCGTCCGGCGGCACCGGACCCGGGTAGGGCTCGCCGAGTTTCTTCGCCACCTGGGAGGAGCGAACCCAGCGGTTGCGGTACCACTCGGCGCGTCCCTCGCCCAGCCGGACGCCGTGCACCATGCCGTCGCCGAGCATCCAGTGGTGGGCTCGGGGGTCCTCCAGGCCCAGCACATTGGGGCCGGTGCGCAGATAGCGGCCGTTCAGCTCGCGCGGGACCCGCCCGGTGACCGGCAGGTCGAAGGCCGTCAGTTCCTCGGTGACCGGCTTGAAGGCCCCCTCCAGAAAGGGGAAGTGGCGCGTCGGCGCCGGGCGGGGCACCGCGGAGGCGGGTCCCGCGCCCACTCCCGTGCCGGCCAGTCCGCCCGCGGCCGCGACCGCCGCCGCGCCACGCAGCACGTTCCGGCGGGTGGGGTTCGTCGTCCGTGCGGGGTGCGTCGTCTGTGCGGGGTTCGTCGTCTGTGTGGAGTCCGTCATCTTCCCTGCTCCTGACCGCGGTTGTCATCGGGGACGGTCATGAGTCTGGGGTGTGCGGCGGGTCGGGTCAGGAGGGGTGGACCCCGTCCTGGGGGTGGTGCCAGGCCCCCTCTTTCGCGCGGGGCGGCTCAGCTGTCCAGCAGCGCCATCAACGCCCGCGCCGCCGGACTGGTGGCCTGCGGGGGCGGCAGCAGGGCGACCGTCTCGTACACGGTCTCCCCGGTGCCCTTGACGGGCAGAGCCGTCAGCGACGGCCGCTTGTGCCGGAAGTGCTGCGGAACGACCGCCACCCCGAGGTTCTCGTCCACCAGGTCGAGAAGGCTGTGCACGTCGTTCACCTCCAGGGCGACCGACCGGCGCACGCCCGCCTCGGCGAAGACGGTGTCGGTGGTGCGGCGCGGCCCCCAGTCCGGGTGGAAGTCGACGAAGACCTCACCGCCCAGGTCCTCCGGGGTCACGGCCACGCCGGCCGCCGCGAGCGGATGACTCGGATGGCACAGCACGGTCATCGGCTCGCTGGTCAGCGGTACGGCCCGCAGCTGGTCGCTCTCCTCCCGCGTCCCCCGCACGGCGAACGCCAGGTCCAGCCGCCCGGCGGCGACCTCCTCGGCCAGTGCGCCCGAGCCCGCCTGCCGCAGAGAGATCTCCACGTCCGGGTGCTGGCGCCGGAACGCGGCCAGCAGCCCCGCCACATGCACCCCGGCGATGCACTGCTCGGAGCCCAGCGCGAGCATCCCGCGCAGCACTCCCTGCACCGCGGCCACCGCCTCGTGGGCCGAACGCACCTGCGCGAGGATCCGCTCGGCCTCCCCGAGCAGGGCCCGCCCGGCCGGGGTGAGCGTCACCCGGCGGGTGGTCCGCACGAACAGCGGGGTCTGCAGCTCCCGCTCCAGCGCCCGGATCGACGCGGACAGCCCGGACTGGGACACCAGGAGCCGTTCGGCGGCCCGGGTGAAGTGCTGGTCCTCGGCTACTGCCACGAAGTGCTGGAGATGGCGCAGTTCCATGATTGAGAAGCCTATCCGCTGAATTCCATCGGATTCTTCTGTTGGACCGATGCCCCCAGGTCGCGAAAGAGTGGACTTGGATTCACGACTTTGGTTCCACCGTGCCAACCCCTCTGGAGTCGCGTTGTACACCGCACACCCCGACCGCTACGCGGAGATGCCCTACCGGCGCACCGGACGCAGCGGTCTGAAGCTTCCCGCGATCTCGCTCGGTCTGTGGCACAACTTCGGCCCGGCGGACCGCACGGTCGAGACCCAGCGGGCCATCCTGCGCCGCGCCTTCGACCTCGGTGTCACCCACTTCGACCTCGCCAACAACTACGGCCCGCCGCCCGGCGCCGCCGAGGCCGCGTTCGGTGAGGCCCTCAAGGCCGACCTCGCGGCCTACCGCGACGAGCTGATCATCTCGACCAAGGCCGGCTATCTGATGTGGCCCGGTCCGTACGGCGAGTGGGGCTCCCGCAAGTACCTGCTGTCCTCGCTGGACCAGAGCCTGACCCGGATGGGCCTGGACTACGTCGACATCTTCTACTCGCACCGCCCCGACCCGGACACCCCCCTCGAAGAGACGATGGGCGCCCTGCACACCGCGGTCCAGCAGGGCAAGGCGCTGTACGTCGGCATCTCCAACTACTCCGCCGAGCAGACCCGTGAGGCCGCCCGCATCCTCGGCGAGCTCGGCACCCCGCTCCTCATCCACCAGCCGCGCTACTCGATGCTGGACCGGCGCCCCGAGGACGGCGGCCTGCTGGACGCGCTCGACGAGCTCCAGGTCGGCTCGATCGTCTTCTCCCCGCTGGAGCAGGGCCTGCTCACCGGCCGCTACCTCGATGGCATCCCCGAGGACTCCCGGGCCGCGAGCGACAGCCCCTTCCTGAACTCCGACGCGGTCACCGAGGACCTGGTCCAGCAGCTCCGCGAGCTCAACGACATCGCCAAGGGCCGCGGTCAGACCCTCGCCCAGCTGGCCCTTGCCTGGGTCCTGCGCGGCGGCCGGGTCACCTCGGCCCTCGTCGGCGCGAGCAGCCCGAAGCAGATCGAGGACAGCGTGGGCACGATCGCCAACCTGGACTTCGCCCCGGAGGAACTGGCGAGGATCGACGCGATCGTCAAGGCGTGACCGACGCGGCCCTCACAGCCGCGGGCAGTCGAACGGACCGGGCGCCGGCCTCAGAGGCCGGCGCCCGGTCCGTCTCGGTTCGGCGCGAAGGTGATCACGGGAGGTGAAGCCCGCTCAGCCGGTCCGCTCCTCGATGCGCACGGTCACCGTGTCGCCCGCGTCCTTGCCGATGGCCTTCCGCACCTCGGCCTTGACGGGCAGCATGTGGGTGCCGTCCCCGAGGGCCATGAAGGAGCTCTGGAAAGGGTGGCCGTCGATCGTGCCGCGGACCTTGACGAGACCCCGGGTGCCGAAGAACTCCACCGAGGCGGGCCAGCGGACACAGGTCCAGCCACCCTTCCCCGGGTTCCTGCTGAGGACGGCGGTGAATTCCGCGTCCACCTTTCCGGGCGTGGCCATGATGTTCTCCCTCGCTGACGGCTTCCTCTTCAAGAGACCGCCGGCGAGGGGAAAACTCATCGTGGCCCTCCCTCACGCCCCCGCGGGCACCCGGTCCAGGAAGCCGTGCACCGTCCTGATCCTGCCGTCCTCGTCGAGCGTGATCACGTCGGATCCGGCGACGGGGGCCGATCCGTCCTCGCCCACGAGCTCCCAGGAGAAGCGCGCGGTGTCGTGATGCCCGTCGACGGGGCCGCTGATCCGGAAGGTGAAACCGGGGAACTGCTCGTGGGCCGCCGCGATCACCGCGGTGATCCCGTCGTGGCCCACCACGTCGGCGAGAGGGTCGGTGTACCCGCCGTCCGCCGCCCAGGCGGCTGCCACGGCCTTGGCGCGGGCCTCCGGCTCACGCGTGTTCCAGGCTTCGAAGTAGCGGGCGACGGCACTCTCGTAGCGGTCGGTGTTCGCGGACATGGGAAATCAGCCTCCATCGAGGTCGTCTGTGCTGGTGGGACCTGGTGAGACAACCTTGCCCGCGGCGCCGGGAACCGTCGATTACTTCCCGGGTCATGGCGTTTGACCGTGTACCCGTCAGGTTTCGGCCAGGAGGTGGGGCGAATATGCCAGGAGACTGGCCAAAAAGACGTGGTGACAGTGTTTCAGTAGTGAACATACTCGACTGACAGGACCTTCACATCGAGCGAAGTGCCCGTCACGCACAGCAGCAAAGACACGCGTACCGCACGAGAAGCGCACGGAAAGCGAGGCCCTGCAGGCAGGCGAACGAGCAAGCGGGGGAGTGGATCGTGCACGACGAATTCCTGTGCCACGTCACGGGTTACGGCATCTGCGACGGACGGCGCATCGGCGTACCCCTCGGTACCTACCGCGCGCCCACTCTCGCCCTCGCCCTGTGGTGGCTGCGCGACCGGGCCTCGTGGATCGCCGACCGATTAGACCCCCAGCCCGAGGCCCCGTACTTCCCGGTGGGCGCCCTCGCCCCCGTCGCCGCCACCGTGCTGGACGTGCCCGCCGTGATGCGGGCCTGGTGCGCCGACCTGTACCAACAGGATCTGGTCGCCGACGAGTTGGCCGCCGGCCGGCTGGTCCGGATCGCCGCGAGCGACGACACCACGGAGTACGAACTGCTCGCCGAGTCCGTGGACGCCGTGAGAATGCACCGGATGGCCTCGGCGCTCTTCACCCCCGTGGCGTGAGCCGCCCCCGCCCCCGCGCTCCGCACCCGTGCCGCCGCCGATCCGCGCCACCAGGCGGCCAAAGGGGTGAATCGGTAGAATTCTGGCATGGCGGACCGGTCGATCGCACCGACGGCGCCCGAGCTCGTCCTGGAGACCGACACCGGCTCCACGGTGATGAGTCCGGGCCACGACTACCACGTCGGGCGCGACCCGCTGAGCGACATCGTCATCGACGATGCCCGGGTCTCGTGGCACCACGCGGTACTGCGACCCGAGGCCGACCATTGGACCCTCGAGGACGAGAACAGCACCAACGGCACCTATGCCGACGGCCGCCGCGTCCACGAGTGGGACGTCGGCCCCGGCAGCGTCATCCGCTTCGGCAGCCCCTCCGACGGCCCCTGCGCGGTCCTGCTGGGCATCCCCACCCCCGAGCGCCCCTCGGCGGTCTCGATGCCCGGTCTCACGGGCACCTTCCGCCGGCCCACGGCGGTACGCCCACTGCCCACCCGCACGGTCCGGATCGGCCGCGCCGACGACAACGACCTCGTCATCGACGACCTGGTCGTCTCCCGCCACCACGCTGAGCTGCGCGCCCTGCCCGACGGCAGCTACGACATCGCCGACCTGGGCAGTCACAACGGCACCTACCTCAACGGCCGGCCCGTCACGAGCGCCCCCCTCGGCCCCGGTGACATCGTCGGCATCGGCCACTCGGCGTTCTGCCTGGTCGGCGACACGCTCCAGGAGTACGTCGACACCGGCGAGGTCTCCCTCGACGTCCAGGACCTCACGGTCGCCGTCGACCGCGGCCGCAAGACCCTGCTCGACCACGTGTCCTTCCCGGTGGGGGAGAAGTGCCTGCTCGCGGTCGTCGGCCCGAGCGGCGCCGGCAAGTCCACGCTCCTGAACGCCCTCACCGGCCAGCGCCCCGCCGACCACGGCACGGTCCTGTACGACGGCCGCGACCTGTACCGCGACTACGCCGAGCTGCGCCAGCGCATCGGCCTGGTCCCGCAGGACGACATCCTGCACGCCCAGCTGACCGTCCGCAGCGCCCTGTCCTACGCCGCAGAGCTGCGCTTCCCACAGGACACCGCGAAGTCCGAACGCCGCGAACGGGTCGACGAGGTGATCCGCGAGCTCGGCCTGGAACAGCGCGCCCGGCAGCCCGTGCACAGCCTGTCGGGCGGACAGCGCAAGCGGGTCAGCGTGGCCCTGGAACTGCTCACCAAACCGTCCCTGCTCTTCCTGGACGAACCGACCTCCGGCCTGGACCCCGGCATGGACCGCTCCGTGATGCACATGCTGCGCGGCCTCGCCGACGACGGGCGCACGGTCATCGTGGTCACCCACAGCGTCCTGAGCCTCGACGTCTGCGACCGCCTCCTGGTCCTCGCGCCAGGCGGGAGGATCGCCTACTACGGTCCGCCCGAGGACGCTCTCGCCTACTTCGGCTTCACCCAGTGGCCCGAGGCCTTCGAGGCGTTCGAACGGGACCAGGACCGCGACTGGGCCGGCGACTTCCGCGGCTCGGCCTTCCAGCACCAGTACGTCACCGAGGCCACCGCACAGCCCCGGACGCCCCGCTCCGAACCGGTCATCATCGCGCCCCCGCCCAGGCCCCGCAGTCGTGGCGCCCAGCTCGGCACCCTGATCCGCCGCTACACCGCCGCCCTCGGCGCCGACCGCACCTTCCTCGCCATCATGATCGCCCTCCCCTTCGTCATGGGCGCCATGGCCCGGGCCCTCGCGGGCAGCCGACTCACCCGGGACACCGCCATGAACGCCCTGCTCATCCTGTGCGTCGGAGGCGTCCTCACCGGCGCCGCGAACGCCGTGCGCGAGCTGGTGAAGGAGCGGGTCATCTACCAACGGGAGCGAGCCGTCGGCCTGTCCAGATCGGCGTACCTGATGTCCAAGGTCGTCGTCCTGGGCACGATCACCGTCGTACAGGCGGTGGTCCTGACCCTGGTCGCCCTCCTCGGCGTCGATCTCAACGCGCCCGGCGGCGAAGGCGTGCTGATGCCGCCCCTTGTGGAGATCACGCTCGCCGTCGCCCTGCTGGCGTTCACCGCGATGATGCTCGGCCTGCTCGTGTCCGCCTTGGTGCGCAAGGAGGAGGTGACGATGCCGCTGCTCGTGCTGCTGGCCATCGTCCAGGTCGTCTTCTGCGGCGCCCTGCTGAAGCTCGACGGCGTGCCCGGCCTGGAACAGCTGTCCTGGCTGGTGCCCTCGCGGTGGGCGCTCGGCGCGATGGCAGGGACCATCGGCCTCGCCCGGATCGTGCCCGGCGACCTCACCGGCGATCCGCTGTTCAAGCACTCGGCGGGCGTGTGGCTGCTGAACATCGGCATGCTGGTCGTCCTCTCGGTGTTCTTCGGATACCTCGTCTCCCGACTGCTGCGCCGCCACGAACCCGCCGTCATGCGGAAGTAGGCCGCCGATGACGACCCCTGGCTTCCGGCCCACCCATGTCGTCCCCGGGTACGGCATGCCCGCCTGGGAGGCCCCCGACCCCGCCCGCCCCACCGTCCCCCTCGACCCGCTCCTGCCCGTCCAGCTCGTCGAGCGGCGCGGCGACTGGGCGTACGTCCTGTGCGCCAACGGCTGGTCCGCCTGGGTCGACGGCCGCCACCTGGTCGCCGTACCGCAGGATCCCCCCGCCCCCGAAAGCCCGCTCACCCGCGCCGCCGACCCGCGCCCCCTGCTGGCCCGCGCCGACGAGACCCTCGCCCGCTACCGGGCCGCCGTCGAGGAGCTGGCCGGCGGGGGTCTCGACGGGGAGGCCTTCCGCGGCCGCACCCGGGGACTGCGGATCGGGGTGGTCGTCGACGGAGAGCACGTGTGGCTGTACGACGCCCAGCACGGACGCTGGGTCTACGCGGACGGGACCCGGCTCAGCACCTACGCCACCGACGAGGCACCCCGCGCGACCGCCGACAGCCCCGGGCACGCCCCCACCCAGGTGGTGACCCCCGATGGCTCGTGAGACCAGCCTCTTCTCCGGCAGCCCCTCCGAACTGGTCGGCCGGCAGATCGCGAGCTACCGCATCGAGCAGGAGATCGGGCGAGGCGGCATGGCCGTCGTCTACCGGGCCCGGGACCTGCGCCTGGACCGCACGGTGGCGCTGAAGCTGCTGGCCCCGGAGCTCGCCCGCAACGACACCTTCCGCAACCGCTTCAGTCACGAGTCCCGGGTGGCCGCGGCGCTCGACCACCCGCACATCGTCCCCGTCTTCGAGGCCGGCGAGACGGACGGCGTGCTGTACATCGCCATGCGCTACGTCGCCGGCAGCGATCTGCGTCATCTCCTCGACCGCCAGGGGCCGTTGCCGCTCCCGACGGCGCTGCGGATCGCCGCCCAGGTCGCCTCCGCGCTCGACGCGG from Streptomyces sp. CC0208 carries:
- a CDS encoding oxidoreductase, encoding MTSETITADAAGTWTLGDLTVNRVGFGAMRLTGSAAFHLGAPSDRKRSIAVLRRAMELGVNHIDTAAFYFSSLRSANELINSALSPYSDDLVIVTKVGPFRDYSGEWATSARPDDLRGHVEENLRQLGRDHLDVVNLRRMRQDSIAEHFGALAELREEGLIRHLGVSDVEPRHLAEAQAIAPVVCVQNRFGLDSRNPGTNEILRICGEQGIAFVPFFAIAGEGGSHGATDGHDEEVLAVARAHGATPAQVRLAWTLAQGPHVLAIPGTGNPDHLAENIAAGALRLTDQERDMLDSLRQKAG
- a CDS encoding pyridoxamine 5'-phosphate oxidase family protein, producing the protein MTITESRTAVERKRDVLARLERERDIWVASADADGLPCLVALWFVWDGESVWLSTRITNPTGRNLRDGGRTRLAFGDTQDVVLIDGEVRTYGGTDVPAAAIEAFRAKTGWDPREDSASYAFFQVRPHTVQALNGVHEMRGRHVMEDGV
- a CDS encoding dienelactone hydrolase family protein; protein product: MAELPKSTGAPAHQNVTFPSGGTTAHGYLALPPSGSGPGVIVIQEWWGLTDHIADVADRLAAEGFVALAPDLYGGNVAHESAEALRMMQALPVARGVELLSGAVDHLLSLDEVTSDTVGAVGFCMGGGFVLYLAAADPRVSAAVPFYGVIQGELPDFSHLRAEILGHYGELDQSIPAESLDALREAVHEQSGITPDLRLYPANHAFFNDGRPEAHDPESATRAWERTVPFLHERLG
- a CDS encoding VOC family protein, with translation MRRVALVTLVVDDYDEAIRFYTEALGFRLVEDAPRPDGSRWVVVRPDEREGGTDLLLARAKDEAQQGRVGNQTGGRVGFFLHTDDFAGDHARMLAAGVTFLEEPRHEPYGSVAVFQDLYGNRWDLLQPAD
- a CDS encoding adenosine deaminase, with the translated sequence MTATRVDADLIRRLPKAVLHDHLDGGLRPATVVELAAEVGHTLPTTDPDELAAWYFEAANSGDLVRYIATFEHTLAVMQTREGLLRTAEEYVLDLAADGVVYGEVRYAPELNTNGGLAMAEVVETVQEGLAAGMAKAAAAGTPVRVGTLLCGMRMFDRVREAADLAVAFRDAGVVGFDIAGAEDGFPAADHLDAFEYLRRESVPFTIHAGEAHGLPSIHQAVQVCGAQRLGHGVRITEDIPDLAGGKLGRLAGWVRDRRIALEMCPTSNLQTGAATSIAEHPITALKDLGFRVTLNTDNRLVSGTTMTREMSLLVEEAGWTVEDLRTVTVNALKSAFIPFDERKALIEDVVLPGYDAAL
- a CDS encoding DUF664 domain-containing protein; its protein translation is MHAKDILIDGYSRIQEEVHAAVEGLGPDDLNHRPGPDANSLAWLVWHLTRVQDDHVAGAFGLDQVWLTQDWEKRFGLDLKPRDIGYGHTSAQVAKVRVDSADLLTGYYDAVHTQSLEALRGLSAGDLERVVDENWDPPVTLGVRLVSVLSDDLQHVGQAAYLRGLLQSAAS
- a CDS encoding carotenoid oxygenase family protein, with translation MTDSTQTTNPAQTTHPARTTNPTRRNVLRGAAAVAAAGGLAGTGVGAGPASAVPRPAPTRHFPFLEGAFKPVTEELTAFDLPVTGRVPRELNGRYLRTGPNVLGLEDPRAHHWMLGDGMVHGVRLGEGRAEWYRNRWVRSSQVAKKLGEPYPGPVPPDDFPCNTHVIPHRGRILALQESGPLPYELDDELNTVGTYDFRGTLEGAFTAHTKFDVHAGELHAIAYYPTWDHVRHLVVDPAGRVSRSTRIPVTDAPMIHDFALTERYVIILDMPVTFDPAGAERGDIVPYVWNDRHPARIGVLPRKGGAVRWFEVDPVYYSHTLNAYEEGPNLVIDTTNFDAPFLVAGNGSGGPYGAGTPRLDRWTVDLRQGRVRVRTLDDRPQEFPRVNEGLVSRRHRYGYSAAAAEMAVAYQAVDGNPPPDRAFSNALIKHDLLRGTSQVHRLPRGAAASEAVFVPSDPCDPRAAEDDGYAIAYVHNPERGASDLVILAAQDFTGEPVARIHLPGRVPLGFHGSWIPDA